The Candidatus Zymogenus saltonus genome includes a region encoding these proteins:
- a CDS encoding TraR/DksA family transcriptional regulator — protein MTESLKEIEEILKEMRHELLKEIKEKIKSESDIKTKGDVGDIYDLASDERDRELNIIISDRDMDKIEEIDEALERIKDGTYGICMECEAKIPKERLMIMPFAQLCVHCKSKIEKSGISEKGFKEEREYRKLAFTSTDEEES, from the coding sequence ATGACAGAGAGTCTAAAAGAGATTGAAGAAATCCTTAAAGAAATGAGACATGAACTTCTGAAGGAAATCAAAGAAAAAATAAAATCGGAGAGCGATATCAAGACCAAGGGAGATGTGGGGGACATATACGATCTTGCCAGTGATGAGCGGGACAGGGAGCTTAACATCATTATTTCGGATCGGGATATGGATAAGATCGAGGAAATCGATGAGGCACTGGAGAGGATCAAGGACGGCACCTACGGGATATGCATGGAATGTGAGGCAAAAATCCCGAAAGAGCGGCTGATGATTATGCCCTTCGCTCAATTGTGCGTGCACTGCAAATCGAAAATAGAAAAGTCGGGAATCAGCGAGAAAGGATTTAAAGAAGAGAGAGAATACAGGAAGCTTGCCTTTACATCCACTGATGAGGAAGAGAGTTGA
- a CDS encoding class I SAM-dependent methyltransferase: protein MPDNIIDINIKYNTLKGINTWRKLYLKLISSFNVDSVIEFGSGDPAFLFEVSKVAKDVCGIDANHKLEKMYKEKGIDFHCIDLNSAENLDVNRKFDIAICSDVFEHVLYPINTLNLIKSVLNNEGYLLSHVPNEYGFFRTMKIMLGKSETVYWHKCEEWENPHLRNFTDIGFEKFLKTNFKYNLKIDDMNYRRSLRTLSYIGVKIPYCFLTGPTYISTNNASSYDRAIKIKKEIMSKNLFKPNIWADN from the coding sequence ATGCCAGACAACATTATCGATATAAATATTAAGTATAACACCCTGAAGGGCATCAATACATGGAGAAAACTATACCTAAAATTGATTTCCTCGTTCAATGTTGATTCCGTTATAGAATTTGGCAGCGGGGACCCCGCTTTCTTGTTCGAGGTCTCCAAGGTTGCCAAAGACGTTTGCGGGATTGACGCAAACCATAAATTGGAGAAAATGTATAAAGAGAAAGGGATCGATTTCCATTGCATAGATTTAAACAGTGCGGAAAATTTGGATGTAAACAGGAAATTCGATATCGCAATATGCTCGGATGTTTTTGAACATGTTTTATACCCCATAAATACGTTGAATCTAATAAAGTCCGTACTCAATAATGAAGGCTACCTGTTAAGCCACGTCCCCAATGAGTATGGTTTTTTTAGGACGATGAAAATAATGCTCGGAAAGTCTGAAACTGTTTACTGGCATAAATGCGAGGAGTGGGAAAATCCCCATCTAAGAAATTTTACCGATATTGGATTTGAGAAATTTCTAAAAACTAATTTTAAGTACAACTTAAAAATAGACGACATGAACTACAGAAGATCCCTACGTACCTTAAGCTATATCGGCGTCAAAATTCCCTACTGCTTTTTGACCGGTCCCACATATATAAGTACAAACAATGCTAGTTCATACGATAGGGCAATAAAAATCAAAAAAGAGATAATGTCGAAAAACCTGTTTAAGCCAAATATATGGGCAGATAACTGA
- a CDS encoding pyridoxal phosphate-dependent aminotransferase yields MVSRRSDRITPFIVMEVLERAQELQREGRDIIHLEVGEPDFDTPEVIKEAAIDALREGKTQYTHSMGLFELREAVSEDYKMRYGVNVSPDQVIITNGTSPAMLLIFSALLNPADEVILSDPCYACYPNFLEYVDGHPKPVDVHQEEGFQFDPDRVKGKITKKVKGILINSPSNPTGNLLSPERMKSLSELGPYIISDEIYHGLVYEETEHSILEFTDRAFVMNGFSKRYAMTGWRLGYVISPREFVRPMQKMQQNFFISANSFAQWAGIAALKKGGEEVKRMRSIYNERRKFIVKRLKELGFGITVDPGGAFYVLANAKSFTKNSYELAFAILEGAGVGVTPGIDFGKNAEGYIRFCYANSMENIREAMDRIESFLKSYDRL; encoded by the coding sequence ATGGTATCAAGAAGATCGGATAGAATAACTCCCTTTATAGTGATGGAGGTGCTGGAGAGGGCCCAAGAGCTTCAGAGGGAGGGGAGAGACATCATCCACCTGGAGGTCGGGGAGCCGGACTTCGACACCCCCGAAGTGATAAAAGAGGCGGCCATTGATGCCCTTAGGGAGGGAAAGACCCAGTACACCCACAGCATGGGGCTTTTCGAGCTTAGGGAGGCGGTATCCGAAGACTATAAAATGCGCTACGGTGTTAATGTCTCCCCGGATCAAGTCATTATAACTAACGGCACCTCCCCCGCCATGCTCCTCATCTTTTCCGCCCTACTGAATCCAGCCGACGAGGTGATCCTGTCCGACCCTTGCTACGCATGCTATCCAAACTTCCTTGAGTATGTCGACGGCCATCCAAAACCGGTCGATGTCCATCAGGAGGAGGGATTTCAGTTCGACCCAGACAGGGTAAAGGGAAAAATCACGAAAAAGGTCAAGGGGATTCTTATAAACTCCCCGTCAAATCCAACCGGAAACCTCCTCTCTCCCGAGAGGATGAAAAGTCTTTCGGAGCTCGGCCCCTACATAATCTCCGACGAGATTTACCACGGCCTCGTCTACGAGGAGACCGAGCACTCAATCCTCGAATTCACCGACCGCGCCTTCGTCATGAACGGCTTCTCCAAGAGGTACGCCATGACGGGCTGGCGTCTCGGCTACGTCATATCGCCCAGGGAATTTGTCCGCCCGATGCAGAAGATGCAGCAGAACTTCTTCATCTCCGCCAACAGCTTCGCCCAGTGGGCCGGGATAGCCGCCCTTAAGAAGGGGGGGGAAGAGGTCAAGAGGATGCGCTCCATTTACAATGAGAGGCGAAAGTTTATCGTAAAGAGGCTCAAGGAGCTCGGCTTCGGAATCACTGTAGACCCGGGAGGGGCCTTTTATGTCCTGGCAAACGCAAAGTCCTTCACCAAAAACTCCTACGAACTCGCCTTCGCCATCCTGGAGGGAGCGGGCGTCGGCGTCACCCCGGGGATAGACTTCGGGAAAAACGCCGAGGGATATATCAGGTTCTGCTACGCGAACTCGATGGAAAATATCAGAGAGGCGATGGACAGGATCGAGTCGTTCCTGAAGAGCTACGATCGGCTATAA
- a CDS encoding class I SAM-dependent methyltransferase encodes MTPKELQIMIKDYNKWISWLRERQIDNNLTFRFDSQLNYYKHWNPYANIHVIRDVWYYYKRFVKLARSIGAKRIMDHGCAFGVGSWIMAVYGFDVTGVEIIPEFISIGKKLFEEVKFVQAYEGKDLEVDGKFDLVLNCFSQRTITEKTIQFYSKYSDTCAHIIEGPHKIEVPGRYVDNLTYITSPKYVVRSYSMRYYLHTLLRNSILRSLRKVSNTG; translated from the coding sequence ATGACGCCAAAAGAACTGCAAATAATGATCAAGGATTACAACAAATGGATCTCCTGGCTTCGTGAAAGACAAATAGACAATAATCTAACGTTCCGATTTGACAGCCAGCTCAATTATTACAAGCATTGGAATCCGTATGCAAATATCCACGTCATCAGAGATGTCTGGTACTATTATAAGCGTTTTGTGAAGCTCGCAAGGTCGATCGGAGCGAAGAGAATAATGGACCATGGATGCGCATTCGGCGTAGGCTCCTGGATAATGGCGGTGTATGGATTTGACGTCACCGGAGTAGAGATCATCCCCGAATTTATCTCCATCGGAAAGAAGCTTTTTGAAGAGGTAAAATTCGTTCAGGCCTATGAGGGGAAGGATCTTGAAGTGGACGGCAAATTCGACCTTGTTCTGAACTGTTTTTCTCAAAGAACCATTACGGAGAAAACAATCCAATTTTACAGCAAGTATTCCGATACTTGCGCCCATATTATCGAGGGCCCACATAAAATCGAAGTCCCTGGGCGATACGTGGATAATTTGACCTATATAACATCGCCGAAATATGTTGTGAGATCGTATTCTATGAGATACTATTTGCATACTTTATTGAGGAATAGTATATTACGTAGCTTAAGGAAAGTATCTAATACAGGATAA
- a CDS encoding glycosyltransferase family 4 protein yields MENNKKNILIVESGAGAGGTFRILYQHLKIINQTRFIPVVVFLNENMYIELVKELGFPVHLLNDLLYTQTVPSLVRRILNKILVLSEKNAPSFYLFFARIIHRRLVRSLKKIVRENSIDLIHLNDQVNRDLFGLFLAEETDIACVCSLQSIQSGGFDGYRAEYANRVVNLFFANTDYTRNHWLRKGINKEQTRVVYNATEIEKPITPLNLYSAFGIDKKVKFSIGTAGRLVDWKSQDLLIKAFALLAKARKDAVLLIVGDGPMRKYLEDLVGSLGIDREVVFTGFSTKAREIISALDIFVLPSLNEPFGIVIVEAMFMGTPVVATNSGGVPEIVKHEHNGLLVEYGDEEGLAEAMERLIVDKNLCKRIVENGYRTVEEKFTIERYAREVENIYEEALKSNLK; encoded by the coding sequence ATGGAAAATAATAAAAAGAATATTTTGATTGTCGAGTCCGGAGCCGGCGCAGGCGGAACGTTTAGAATTCTTTATCAGCATTTAAAGATTATCAATCAAACAAGATTCATTCCAGTCGTAGTTTTCCTCAATGAAAATATGTATATAGAACTAGTAAAGGAATTGGGCTTTCCGGTCCACCTTTTGAATGACCTGCTTTACACACAAACCGTACCGAGTCTTGTCAGGAGAATACTGAATAAAATCTTGGTCCTTTCCGAGAAAAACGCTCCATCGTTTTATCTATTTTTTGCCCGTATTATTCACAGGCGCCTGGTTAGATCATTGAAGAAGATAGTTCGTGAGAATAGTATTGATCTCATACATCTAAACGATCAGGTCAATCGTGACCTGTTCGGTCTTTTTTTGGCGGAGGAGACGGACATCGCCTGTGTATGCAGCTTACAATCGATACAGAGCGGCGGCTTTGACGGTTACCGCGCTGAATATGCGAACAGAGTTGTAAACCTGTTTTTTGCAAACACAGACTACACAAGAAACCACTGGCTCAGAAAGGGGATTAATAAAGAGCAGACCAGGGTGGTTTATAACGCCACAGAGATAGAAAAACCGATAACTCCATTGAACTTATATTCGGCTTTTGGAATTGATAAAAAGGTGAAGTTTTCGATTGGAACCGCGGGTCGCCTGGTAGATTGGAAAAGCCAGGACCTCTTGATAAAGGCCTTCGCATTGCTTGCAAAAGCACGAAAAGATGCGGTCCTTCTTATTGTGGGCGACGGGCCTATGAGAAAGTATTTAGAGGATCTGGTTGGCTCTCTTGGAATTGACCGGGAAGTCGTTTTTACCGGTTTTTCAACAAAGGCCAGAGAGATAATCTCCGCCCTCGACATTTTTGTGCTCCCATCCCTGAACGAGCCGTTTGGTATTGTGATTGTGGAAGCCATGTTTATGGGAACGCCAGTAGTGGCCACAAATTCGGGAGGTGTTCCGGAGATAGTCAAACACGAGCATAACGGCCTTCTGGTGGAATACGGCGACGAAGAGGGTCTGGCAGAAGCGATGGAAAGGCTCATTGTCGACAAGAACCTTTGCAAGAGGATCGTAGAGAACGGATACAGAACGGTGGAGGAGAAGTTCACCATAGAGCGCTACGCAAGGGAAGTGGAGAATATCTACGAAGAAGCGCTGAAAAGCAACTTGAAATAA
- a CDS encoding Gx transporter family protein, translated as MERERKIVTISLLAGLSVVIYALESFIPSPVPWLRYGFSHIIILFVLLFFSYREALLIFLVRTLIGSLIVGRLFSPTFFFGLCGGFSALVVMAGLLYVLKGRGLGIVGISVSGAWVNSLVQMLIAAVLFARHREIFLFLPVSLIFAVAMGIVNGIAVYYLNGYGQKALGFKGRYFPLDL; from the coding sequence GTGGAGAGGGAGAGAAAAATAGTGACGATATCGCTCCTTGCGGGGCTTTCAGTTGTAATCTACGCCCTGGAGTCCTTCATCCCTTCGCCCGTCCCCTGGCTCCGGTACGGCTTTTCCCACATCATAATTCTCTTTGTCCTCCTTTTTTTTAGCTACAGAGAGGCACTCCTGATTTTTCTTGTCAGGACCCTGATCGGCTCCCTCATCGTGGGAAGGCTCTTCTCCCCCACCTTCTTCTTTGGCCTATGCGGCGGATTTTCGGCCCTTGTCGTCATGGCGGGCCTCCTCTACGTGCTCAAGGGGAGGGGGCTGGGTATCGTGGGTATCAGCGTCTCCGGGGCGTGGGTAAACAGCCTCGTCCAGATGCTCATCGCGGCGGTGCTCTTTGCGAGACACCGGGAGATATTCCTGTTCCTCCCCGTTTCGTTGATCTTCGCCGTGGCGATGGGAATCGTAAACGGGATAGCGGTCTACTATCTGAACGGATACGGTCAAAAAGCGCTCGGGTTTAAGGGGAGGTATTTCCCTCTTGATTTGTGA
- a CDS encoding FAD:protein FMN transferase — protein sequence MKLKSILKYILPFIVVAVLFSVWYFKRRTVTVTDTRLMLGTVVEITVMGEAGERRDILYEAVESAFLKIAEIETIADRHTAKSEISKLNRMAKEGELGPIPVSDEIIEMLDLSRIVSERSDGAFDITVAPIIDLWDFSSDGKGRVPDEDEIRKRLKLVDYRNVAVEKGTKEVSFRKTGTRLDLGGIAKGYAVDEAAEVLRKLGIKSGVVNAGGDIAVIGYKGGGKKGGDPWRIGIQDPRNPKGLIAVLRLNDASVVTSGDYERYFIENGKRYHHIIDPKTGYPSDSSISVTVVAKNTALADALATAIFVLGPERGLRLVKDFAEKTGDGENSVEALIVGPKGKLFKTEGLSKIMEYLD from the coding sequence TTGAAGTTAAAATCCATCCTGAAATATATCCTTCCCTTTATCGTTGTTGCAGTCCTCTTCTCGGTATGGTATTTCAAAAGGAGGACCGTAACAGTCACCGATACCCGCCTTATGCTGGGGACCGTCGTTGAGATAACGGTGATGGGAGAGGCGGGAGAGAGGCGGGATATCCTCTATGAGGCCGTTGAGTCGGCCTTCCTGAAGATCGCAGAAATTGAGACCATCGCCGACAGGCATACAGCCAAAAGCGAGATATCGAAGTTGAACCGCATGGCGAAAGAAGGGGAGCTGGGCCCAATTCCCGTCTCGGATGAGATAATCGAGATGCTTGACCTGTCGAGGATCGTTTCCGAGAGGTCGGACGGGGCCTTCGACATCACGGTGGCCCCCATCATCGATCTCTGGGATTTCAGCTCCGATGGGAAGGGAAGGGTTCCCGATGAAGATGAGATAAGAAAGAGGCTCAAGCTCGTTGACTACAGAAACGTGGCAGTCGAGAAGGGAACAAAAGAGGTTTCTTTTCGCAAGACCGGAACAAGGCTCGACCTTGGAGGTATAGCCAAGGGTTATGCCGTGGACGAGGCGGCGGAGGTTCTTCGGAAGCTGGGGATTAAGAGCGGTGTCGTCAACGCCGGCGGCGACATAGCGGTGATAGGATACAAAGGAGGAGGTAAAAAAGGGGGAGACCCCTGGAGGATCGGGATTCAAGACCCGAGGAATCCGAAAGGACTCATCGCCGTCTTGAGACTCAACGATGCCTCCGTAGTGACCTCCGGGGATTACGAGCGGTATTTCATCGAAAACGGAAAGAGGTATCACCATATCATTGACCCGAAAACCGGGTACCCTTCCGACTCCTCGATATCCGTAACGGTGGTGGCCAAAAACACCGCCTTGGCAGACGCCCTGGCAACGGCGATCTTCGTCCTCGGGCCCGAGAGGGGACTCAGACTCGTTAAGGATTTTGCCGAAAAGACTGGCGACGGGGAAAATTCCGTCGAGGCATTGATCGTAGGGCCTAAGGGAAAACTGTTTAAAACCGAGGGCCTTAGTAAAATCATGGAGTACTTGGATTAG
- a CDS encoding methyltransferase domain-containing protein — protein sequence MERARSKWEIIRANLPENPGTVLDIGCNEGFFTINAAKKGWFAWGFDLLENAIDYAVGTARKEGLNNVFFSEGGITPENVKKFPKFDVIFLLSIFQEICSKFSIEKGYEVFDDLLKICKGRLFFEPSSINRKYCKGERVFAVDNDFESINNWVGQLVSRSTGWKFQYIGKTAYTDNEPYRFMFLIEKKEQ from the coding sequence ATGGAAAGGGCGCGGTCGAAATGGGAGATTATTAGGGCAAATCTCCCAGAAAATCCTGGCACAGTGCTGGACATCGGGTGTAATGAGGGATTTTTCACAATAAACGCCGCAAAAAAAGGCTGGTTCGCATGGGGATTCGATCTGCTCGAAAATGCGATAGACTATGCGGTCGGAACAGCACGAAAAGAGGGCCTGAACAACGTCTTCTTCTCCGAAGGTGGAATAACCCCGGAAAACGTCAAGAAATTTCCAAAATTCGACGTGATCTTCCTGTTATCGATCTTTCAGGAGATATGCTCAAAATTCAGCATAGAAAAGGGATATGAGGTATTCGACGACCTTTTGAAGATATGTAAAGGCAGGCTCTTTTTTGAGCCGAGCAGTATCAATAGAAAATACTGCAAGGGAGAGAGGGTCTTTGCCGTCGATAACGATTTTGAATCGATAAATAATTGGGTAGGTCAACTCGTATCGAGATCTACGGGCTGGAAATTTCAATACATCGGGAAAACGGCATATACGGACAACGAGCCGTATCGATTCATGTTTTTGATCGAGAAGAAAGAGCAATAA
- a CDS encoding NusG domain II-containing protein: MFTRADKILIVALIVVSALSYPAIRHFFSGGTFVSIEVSGEERRVVRLGLDKEITVPGKIGDSVIRFDEKGVRFVDSPCVDKNCIEAGRIKKEGEVLRCEANDVTVRIIGANGKSAKGRGIDFITR; encoded by the coding sequence TTGTTCACCAGGGCGGACAAGATTCTCATCGTCGCCCTTATCGTCGTCTCTGCGTTAAGCTACCCGGCGATAAGGCACTTCTTTTCGGGGGGTACGTTCGTCTCGATAGAGGTCTCCGGCGAGGAGCGAAGGGTTGTGAGACTCGGCCTCGACAAGGAGATCACAGTTCCCGGCAAGATCGGAGATTCGGTTATAAGATTCGACGAGAAGGGGGTGAGGTTCGTGGACTCCCCCTGCGTGGACAAAAACTGCATCGAGGCGGGCCGCATAAAAAAAGAGGGGGAGGTTTTAAGATGTGAGGCAAATGACGTTACGGTTCGGATTATCGGCGCCAACGGGAAGTCGGCCAAAGGGAGGGGAATAGACTTTATCACAAGGTAA
- the rimO gene encoding 30S ribosomal protein S12 methylthiotransferase RimO, producing MSKGYFLIALGCDKNIIDAEVMAGRLKREGYCPVGDPAEADIMIVHTCTFVEGATEESIDTILELGSQKGYGKALVVSGCLAQRYPNELAKEIPEVDLILGVGKHTELLEWLGRERIVVSSPEDWDINMMESNTMERIPSTPRHYAFLKVSEGCNNRCSYCVIPLVRGGLRSRPVDDIVAEAGCLREGGIFELNLVAQDLASYGLDLLNGNGLYGLPGLLRSLLDGTDIPWIRLLYLHPKNITSDLIDLVAREERIVSYMDVPVQHCSDTILKSMGRGIEKKGILTLIDEIRSRIEKIYLRTSLIVGYPGEGEGEFKELYNFVRDVKFQNLGVFRYSREEGTRANNMIGHLPEDVIEERYRAIMELQRGISLAENERLVGERVVALIDGISEKGEDESEDPAVFRGRFYGQAPEVDGNIKIRGVGLSSGDVVDVLITGAGHYDLFGEVVKKIVE from the coding sequence TTGTCAAAGGGTTACTTTCTTATAGCCTTGGGGTGCGACAAGAACATCATCGATGCCGAGGTAATGGCCGGGCGCCTCAAGAGGGAGGGATATTGTCCCGTCGGTGATCCGGCCGAGGCCGATATAATGATCGTCCACACCTGCACCTTCGTCGAAGGCGCCACCGAGGAGTCGATCGATACGATCCTTGAGCTGGGGAGCCAAAAGGGGTATGGGAAGGCCCTCGTCGTGTCGGGCTGTCTCGCCCAGAGGTATCCGAATGAGCTCGCAAAGGAGATTCCGGAGGTGGATCTGATCCTCGGGGTCGGCAAGCACACAGAGCTGCTCGAATGGCTGGGCAGGGAGAGGATCGTGGTCTCTTCCCCCGAGGATTGGGATATCAACATGATGGAAAGCAACACGATGGAGAGGATACCCTCAACCCCCCGTCATTACGCATTCCTGAAGGTCTCGGAAGGATGCAACAACCGCTGTTCATATTGCGTAATCCCCTTGGTTCGGGGCGGGCTAAGGAGCCGCCCGGTTGATGATATTGTCGCCGAGGCGGGATGCCTCAGGGAAGGGGGGATCTTTGAGCTCAACCTCGTTGCCCAGGACCTGGCCTCGTATGGATTGGACCTGCTTAACGGGAATGGTCTTTACGGGCTTCCGGGGCTTTTGAGGTCGCTCCTTGACGGGACGGATATCCCGTGGATCCGCCTCCTCTATCTCCACCCGAAAAATATTACAAGCGACCTTATAGACCTCGTTGCGAGAGAGGAGCGGATCGTAAGCTACATGGATGTCCCTGTTCAACACTGCTCCGATACCATACTGAAGTCGATGGGGAGAGGTATAGAGAAAAAAGGTATCCTGACGCTCATCGATGAGATAAGAAGCCGCATAGAGAAGATCTATCTGAGGACAAGCCTTATCGTCGGGTATCCCGGGGAGGGGGAAGGGGAGTTCAAGGAACTTTACAATTTTGTAAGGGACGTGAAATTTCAGAATCTCGGAGTCTTCCGTTATTCAAGGGAGGAGGGAACCCGGGCCAACAATATGATCGGCCACCTTCCCGAGGATGTCATCGAAGAGAGGTACAGGGCGATAATGGAGCTTCAGAGGGGGATTTCGCTTGCGGAAAACGAAAGGCTCGTGGGGGAGAGGGTCGTCGCTCTAATTGACGGGATTAGTGAAAAAGGGGAGGACGAAAGCGAAGACCCCGCCGTTTTCAGGGGCAGATTCTACGGGCAGGCCCCTGAGGTGGACGGCAATATAAAAATTCGAGGCGTTGGGCTGTCTTCCGGGGATGTGGTGGATGTTTTGATAACCGGTGCCGGTCATTACGACCTTTTCGGCGAAGTGGTCAAAAAAATAGTTGAATGA
- a CDS encoding FkbM family methyltransferase, with the protein MKCLDIGSRGGFVEDLLPMAFAVDAVGFEADKAECDKMNKLTSEMEIPWRSLKYLPIALGKNKKKQSLNIYSNRGCSSLLEADVELAESFSRGDYYQLEKTVEIETVSLDKVAEKYNLTDAVYMKIDVQGSEMDIINNGKQLLKNRILVVRIEVMFYPFYINQCTFKDLDGSLRDLGFIPMMFLEQHHWRRTTKVKLPLLSEGQFPYSRGQLMHGDVLYFKDPDIMPDGTSEEIEILLKASFIALAYGYVDHSLFIMQRPSVKEYLASKYDIVPEKMLGDVSRYFAALHLKKKWRLLLSDFKSQLKQSIGLFLAGKRK; encoded by the coding sequence ATGAAATGTCTTGATATCGGCAGCCGGGGGGGATTTGTCGAGGATCTGCTGCCAATGGCTTTTGCCGTTGACGCCGTCGGCTTTGAAGCGGATAAAGCCGAATGCGACAAGATGAATAAGCTGACATCGGAAATGGAAATCCCCTGGCGCTCTCTAAAATATTTGCCGATTGCACTGGGTAAAAACAAGAAAAAGCAATCCTTAAATATATACAGCAACAGGGGCTGCAGCTCACTGCTTGAGGCGGACGTCGAATTAGCCGAATCGTTTTCAAGGGGGGACTATTATCAACTCGAAAAGACTGTTGAAATAGAAACTGTATCGCTTGACAAGGTTGCAGAAAAGTACAACTTGACCGATGCCGTCTACATGAAAATCGATGTACAAGGCTCGGAGATGGATATTATCAATAATGGGAAGCAGTTACTAAAAAACAGGATTCTTGTCGTCAGAATTGAAGTGATGTTCTATCCTTTTTATATAAATCAGTGTACATTCAAAGACCTGGACGGCTCTCTCAGAGATCTTGGTTTCATTCCCATGATGTTTTTGGAGCAGCATCACTGGCGCCGTACCACAAAGGTCAAGCTCCCCCTATTGTCTGAGGGACAATTTCCCTATTCTCGCGGTCAGCTTATGCACGGAGATGTCCTGTACTTCAAAGATCCCGATATTATGCCGGACGGTACATCGGAAGAAATAGAAATACTGCTCAAGGCCTCATTTATAGCACTTGCGTATGGTTATGTGGATCACTCATTGTTTATAATGCAAAGGCCTTCTGTTAAAGAATATCTCGCTTCAAAATATGACATAGTACCCGAAAAAATGCTCGGCGACGTTTCGCGGTACTTCGCGGCTCTGCATCTCAAAAAAAAATGGAGGCTTTTATTGAGTGATTTCAAATCCCAATTGAAACAGTCAATAGGTCTGTTTCTCGCCGGGAAAAGAAAATAA
- a CDS encoding glycosyltransferase family 4 protein yields the protein MDRLSQPRILMVISQFHPNKGGAERQMLRLSEALVKKGVPVMIVAGAYPNEERETSIGDTVIHKNRIWGIRDKRGNYRLGSYTYMLTLLLFLIIHREEYDIIHAHIAGHNAVLCALAAALLKKGFLIKVANSGRGSDLSGLEKTPLFGNIFLNQVKRADRIVAINPNIKDELLQYGFDLDKIVEIPNGIMPVTVVKGKRDEIRSSLKIAPSSRVVVFTGTFSEQKNIRLLIESWEAVVSQVDDALLIMLGDGPEYEYVKRAARNIKGVLTPGRVSNVYEYLAAADIFVLPSRYEGISNSLLEAMCMGLTAVVSDIPGNLRLIAKEGEEPKYIYEEDSVKIYSSGIAVSEGDTKSLTRGLIRAIKDVKSSDNMAKRGRRRIEKDFNLDNIADLYIDQYNTILGRIKQD from the coding sequence ATGGATAGATTGTCTCAACCCCGAATCCTGATGGTAATTTCCCAGTTCCACCCTAACAAGGGCGGGGCGGAAAGGCAGATGCTTCGCCTGTCGGAGGCCCTCGTGAAAAAAGGGGTCCCCGTCATGATCGTGGCGGGGGCCTACCCGAACGAGGAGAGGGAGACCAGTATAGGCGACACAGTTATTCACAAAAACCGTATCTGGGGGATAAGAGATAAGAGGGGCAATTACCGCCTGGGGTCGTATACCTACATGTTAACCCTCCTTCTCTTTCTTATTATTCATCGAGAAGAGTACGACATCATCCACGCCCACATAGCGGGACACAACGCCGTCTTGTGCGCGCTGGCGGCGGCCCTGCTGAAGAAGGGATTTCTGATTAAGGTCGCCAATTCGGGCCGGGGCTCCGACCTGTCAGGGCTCGAGAAGACTCCCCTCTTCGGAAATATATTTCTGAATCAAGTCAAGCGGGCCGACAGGATAGTCGCCATCAACCCAAACATAAAGGACGAACTTTTGCAATATGGATTTGACCTGGACAAAATTGTCGAGATACCCAACGGGATTATGCCCGTCACGGTCGTAAAGGGAAAGAGAGACGAGATTCGAAGTTCTCTTAAGATCGCGCCGTCTTCGAGGGTGGTCGTTTTTACCGGCACGTTCAGCGAGCAGAAAAACATCAGGCTCCTCATCGAGTCGTGGGAGGCAGTGGTCTCGCAAGTAGACGACGCCCTTTTGATAATGCTCGGAGACGGTCCAGAATATGAATACGTAAAACGAGCCGCCCGGAATATAAAGGGTGTCCTGACGCCTGGCCGCGTCTCCAACGTATATGAATACCTCGCGGCTGCCGATATCTTCGTGCTGCCCTCAAGGTACGAGGGTATCTCGAACTCGCTCCTGGAGGCGATGTGCATGGGGCTGACGGCCGTGGTGTCCGACATCCCCGGAAACCTGAGGCTGATCGCGAAGGAGGGGGAAGAGCCGAAATATATATATGAGGAGGATTCGGTTAAAATATATTCATCCGGCATAGCCGTCTCAGAGGGAGACACTAAATCTCTAACGAGGGGTCTCATAAGGGCGATAAAGGACGTTAAATCCAGCGACAATATGGCAAAAAGGGGGAGAAGAAGGATCGAGAAAGACTTCAACCTCGACAATATAGCAGACCTCTATATCGACCAATACAATACTATTCTAGGCAGAATCAAACAAGATTAA